A genomic segment from Bryobacteraceae bacterium encodes:
- a CDS encoding PEP-CTERM sorting domain-containing protein, with the protein MIRKWLLTAGVVSLFTATGWATSVAVIDDFTTLDPGNLGVVASPDSCPGDASPQTYGGSNAIGQRQVTVNRTGGTGCATFSVATPSPRAELSLDSDTSGEAMILWNVADPGTLSSAIMGAHHLSFLYRADGGVVTTGPNQSSVAFNLCLNSGACMSFAQNFVGPLVPLQQITWSFNDFFNYDAFWNDLNNGALISSIQLTLAGMNGQNLIIDQIQITTPEPATFVLMGSALAGLALLRRRRLV; encoded by the coding sequence ATGATAAGGAAATGGTTGCTGACAGCGGGGGTCGTGAGTCTTTTCACGGCTACCGGATGGGCAACGTCCGTGGCGGTAATCGACGACTTCACAACACTTGATCCAGGGAACCTGGGCGTTGTAGCGTCGCCGGATTCCTGCCCTGGAGATGCATCTCCCCAGACCTACGGGGGATCGAATGCAATCGGGCAGCGGCAAGTGACCGTGAACCGCACCGGTGGAACCGGGTGCGCCACTTTTTCGGTAGCTACTCCGTCGCCGCGCGCCGAGCTGTCCCTGGACAGCGACACCTCAGGCGAGGCCATGATTTTGTGGAACGTCGCCGATCCTGGAACGCTCAGCAGCGCGATTATGGGCGCTCATCACCTTTCGTTCCTCTACCGCGCTGACGGGGGCGTGGTGACTACCGGCCCCAACCAGAGCTCTGTCGCCTTCAATCTGTGTCTCAATAGCGGCGCTTGCATGTCGTTCGCGCAGAATTTCGTTGGCCCCTTGGTCCCGTTGCAGCAGATCACCTGGAGCTTCAACGACTTCTTCAACTACGACGCGTTCTGGAACGACCTCAACAACGGCGCGCTGATTTCGTCGATTCAATTGACGCTCGCTGGCATGAACGGACAGAACCTGATCATCGACCAGATTCAGATCACGACGCCGGAGCCGGCCACCTTCGTACTCATGGGTTCGGCCCTGGCGGGGCTCGCGCTACTCCGCCGCCGACGGTTGGTCTAA
- a CDS encoding zinc-binding dehydrogenase, with translation MRSKAAVLTRYNSPLEIREYPVPESAGPGEAIVRVEMAGICGTDVHLWKGELPVPLPVILGHESAGRIQALGSGLERDWRGETLHAGDRVTWASSIVCGECFYCRVKRQPTRCVGRKAYGISYCCDDAPHLRGGYAETIVLRAGSSIFKLPDSLDTVALVGAGCALTTAIHGLERCPVGWGDVVVIQGTGPVGLAALAVAKQSGAGRIIAVGGPPHRLELARRFGGDVTVDVDEVRGPERQERVIEATGGFGADVVVECVGHPEAVNEGIELARDGGKFLVLGQYANAGNISFNPHTITRKQLEIRGSWGFEPRHVDAAMRMLGIGRWAELFAGLVTHRYRLEDANEAIETVRDWRSGKTVLVP, from the coding sequence GTGCGCAGCAAAGCGGCCGTCCTGACGCGTTACAACTCCCCCCTCGAAATTCGTGAGTACCCGGTTCCGGAATCGGCGGGTCCGGGCGAGGCGATCGTGCGCGTGGAGATGGCCGGCATCTGCGGCACGGATGTCCACCTGTGGAAGGGCGAGCTACCCGTGCCGCTGCCGGTGATCCTGGGGCACGAGTCCGCCGGACGGATTCAGGCTCTCGGAAGCGGTCTCGAGCGGGACTGGCGGGGAGAGACTCTGCATGCCGGGGACCGGGTCACGTGGGCCAGCTCCATCGTGTGCGGGGAATGTTTCTACTGCCGGGTGAAGCGCCAGCCGACGCGATGCGTGGGCCGGAAGGCGTACGGCATCTCCTACTGCTGCGACGATGCCCCACACCTCCGCGGCGGGTACGCGGAAACGATCGTGCTGCGGGCGGGGTCGAGCATTTTCAAGCTGCCGGATTCTCTGGATACGGTGGCGCTCGTGGGCGCGGGATGCGCGCTAACGACGGCCATTCACGGACTCGAGCGGTGTCCGGTCGGGTGGGGCGATGTGGTGGTGATCCAGGGCACGGGTCCGGTGGGCCTGGCGGCGCTGGCCGTGGCGAAACAATCGGGCGCCGGGCGGATCATCGCCGTCGGCGGCCCTCCGCACCGGCTGGAGTTGGCGCGGCGGTTCGGCGGGGACGTGACGGTGGATGTCGATGAGGTCCGGGGGCCGGAACGGCAAGAGCGGGTGATCGAGGCCACCGGAGGGTTCGGGGCCGATGTCGTCGTGGAGTGCGTGGGCCATCCGGAGGCGGTGAACGAAGGGATCGAACTCGCGCGGGACGGCGGCAAGTTCCTGGTGCTTGGCCAGTACGCCAACGCCGGGAACATCTCCTTCAACCCCCACACGATTACGAGGAAGCAGCTCGAGATTCGCGGGTCCTGGGGATTCGAGCCGCGCCATGTGGACGCCGCGATGCGCATGCTCGGAATCGGACGCTGGGCGGAGCTGTTCGCCGGTCTGGTAACGCACAGGTATCGGCTCGAAGATGCCAACGAAGCCATCGAAACGGTGCGGGATTGGCGATCCGGAAAGACGGTGCTGGTTCCCTGA
- a CDS encoding efflux RND transporter periplasmic adaptor subunit codes for MGRAAAVAVAAALLGGIVWLALRDDPPAEVNFARVYRGRLVSRLVTNGRIEAGEAVMVSMPRDGRIVRVAVKEGARVAAGGAIAQLDTSDLQTELAAARARLAEAKDAVRLAGSGPGRTARAEIDAAIERSRRDRDDAAAKIPGLERLVAKEAAPRSELSQMRERVRALDLEIEGLRKRRESTPPDSSREPAEARVRESEAAISEFEGRLAQSTVRTREGGVVYELTIRNPGVARAGETIARVGKVDPVKALIYVDEPELGRVTTGMAVRITWDGQPNREWTAAVTRMPSQIVALNSRQVGEVECEVANADGMLLPGANVNAELVTKVSEGVLLAPTGAIRRAGSETGVWVLSGERIEWRAVTIGGSSATETEIISGVSDGESVALGAYDSLRAGDRVRTRYP; via the coding sequence ATGGGTCGCGCGGCGGCGGTAGCGGTGGCGGCTGCGTTGCTGGGGGGCATCGTTTGGCTGGCGCTGCGCGACGATCCTCCGGCGGAGGTGAATTTCGCACGGGTGTATCGCGGCAGGCTAGTGAGCCGGCTCGTGACCAATGGGCGAATCGAGGCTGGCGAGGCGGTGATGGTGTCCATGCCGCGCGACGGGCGGATCGTGCGGGTGGCCGTGAAGGAGGGCGCCCGGGTGGCCGCGGGCGGGGCAATCGCCCAGTTGGATACCAGCGATCTGCAAACCGAGTTGGCCGCCGCGCGCGCGCGGCTGGCGGAAGCGAAGGATGCCGTGCGGTTAGCCGGCTCGGGCCCGGGGCGGACGGCCCGCGCCGAGATCGACGCCGCCATCGAGAGGTCGCGGCGGGACCGTGACGATGCCGCCGCGAAGATCCCGGGGCTCGAACGGCTGGTGGCCAAGGAGGCTGCACCGCGCTCCGAACTCAGCCAGATGCGCGAGCGGGTGCGCGCACTCGACCTCGAGATCGAAGGGTTGAGGAAGCGCCGTGAGTCGACGCCGCCGGACTCGTCGCGCGAGCCCGCCGAAGCGCGCGTTCGGGAGTCCGAAGCCGCCATCTCCGAGTTCGAAGGCCGCCTGGCTCAAAGCACGGTGCGGACGCGGGAAGGTGGTGTCGTGTACGAATTGACGATCCGGAACCCCGGCGTGGCGAGGGCGGGAGAAACGATCGCGCGCGTGGGTAAGGTCGATCCGGTGAAGGCGCTGATCTACGTAGATGAGCCCGAGCTCGGCCGCGTCACCACGGGAATGGCGGTACGGATCACCTGGGACGGGCAGCCGAACCGCGAGTGGACGGCGGCGGTGACGCGGATGCCGTCGCAGATCGTAGCGTTGAACTCACGGCAGGTAGGCGAGGTGGAGTGCGAAGTGGCGAACGCGGACGGCATGCTGCTGCCGGGGGCGAACGTCAACGCGGAACTGGTGACGAAGGTGAGCGAGGGCGTGTTGCTGGCGCCCACCGGTGCGATCCGGCGGGCCGGCTCGGAAACAGGCGTGTGGGTTCTCTCCGGGGAGCGGATCGAGTGGAGGGCAGTGACCATTGGCGGATCGAGCGCCACCGAGACCGAGATCATTTCTGGGGTTTCGGACGGAGAGAGCGTGGCCCTTGGAGCTTATGATTCGTTACGGGCGGGAGATCGAGTGCGAACACGGTACCCGTAG
- a CDS encoding sialidase family protein: MVLPLALLLAMKVTPPSPDVKYQQPQLASTGDRIGMVFGAGNDIYYAASSDDGATFSGPVRIPAGGKLALGRHRGPRVAFQAGNIVITAVAGARGGGADGDLLAWRSTDDGQTWQGPVRVNDVEGSAREGLHAMANGNGAIVAVWLDLRAKGTRLYGSQSIDGGLTWSKDFLVYESPDGTICQCCHPTVKIGLAGDVHVMWRNALDGSRDLFYSRSPAGQPAFSLASRLGRGTWKIDACPMDGGGLAVSATGKIYTVWRRENSIFVALPGSPESELGRGKDPAIAAGLNDDVFAVWTASDGIRSRSSREDRETLLSPSGAYPQVIYTGKRILAVWEQDGGIATGTVFALDLPPVTNHKLQGPRSLRPKPQK, from the coding sequence ATGGTTTTGCCGCTCGCGCTGCTCCTGGCGATGAAGGTGACCCCGCCATCACCCGACGTCAAGTACCAGCAGCCCCAGCTTGCCTCCACCGGGGACCGGATCGGGATGGTCTTCGGCGCCGGGAACGATATCTACTACGCCGCTTCCTCGGACGACGGCGCTACCTTCTCCGGCCCCGTGCGCATCCCGGCCGGCGGCAAACTCGCACTCGGCCGTCACCGCGGACCGCGCGTCGCCTTCCAGGCCGGCAACATCGTGATCACCGCCGTTGCCGGGGCCAGGGGCGGTGGCGCCGATGGGGACCTCCTGGCCTGGCGCTCCACCGACGATGGCCAAACCTGGCAGGGGCCGGTCCGCGTAAATGATGTTGAAGGTTCAGCCCGGGAAGGTCTTCACGCCATGGCCAACGGCAACGGCGCCATCGTGGCCGTCTGGCTTGACTTGCGCGCGAAGGGGACGCGGCTCTATGGATCGCAATCGATCGATGGCGGCCTCACCTGGTCGAAGGACTTCCTCGTTTACGAATCACCGGACGGGACAATCTGCCAGTGCTGCCACCCTACCGTGAAGATTGGCCTGGCGGGCGACGTCCACGTGATGTGGCGCAACGCACTCGATGGTTCCCGCGACTTGTTCTACTCCCGGTCTCCGGCTGGCCAGCCCGCGTTCTCGCTCGCCTCCCGCCTCGGCCGCGGAACCTGGAAGATCGACGCATGCCCCATGGACGGCGGCGGATTGGCCGTTTCCGCCACCGGTAAGATCTACACCGTCTGGCGACGCGAGAACTCGATCTTCGTCGCCCTTCCCGGCAGTCCGGAGAGCGAACTCGGCCGCGGCAAGGATCCAGCTATCGCGGCGGGTCTCAATGACGACGTGTTCGCCGTATGGACTGCGTCCGACGGCATTCGCTCCCGTTCCTCGCGCGAGGATAGGGAAACCCTATTGTCACCTTCGGGGGCTTATCCGCAAGTGATCTACACCGGCAAGCGTATCCTGGCGGTCTGGGAACAGGACGGCGGCATCGCTACGGGTACCGTGTTCGCACTCGATCTCCCGCCCGTAACGAATCATAAGCTCCAAGGGCCACGCTCTCTCCGTCCGAAACCCCAGAAATGA
- a CDS encoding pirin family protein, protein MITIRPADQRGHANHGWLDTRFSFSFAEYYDPAHMGFRALRVINDDRIAAGAGFPMHSHRDMEIITYMLDGAIAHRDSMGNEAEIREGEVQRMTAGSGVMHSEFNPLKEGKTRLLQIWLRPRERGLTPGYEQRMFTPEEKANRLLLMASADGRDGSMRIEQDADLYASVLAPGSAVEHRLAPGRHAWLQTARGSLTVNGQTLREGDGAAVSDEGALAIESGEGAEILLFDLA, encoded by the coding sequence GTGATAACAATTCGACCGGCTGATCAACGCGGCCACGCCAATCATGGCTGGCTCGATACACGCTTTTCGTTCTCGTTTGCCGAATACTACGATCCGGCTCACATGGGCTTCCGCGCCCTTCGCGTCATCAACGACGACCGAATCGCCGCGGGCGCCGGTTTCCCCATGCACTCGCACCGCGACATGGAGATCATCACCTACATGCTCGACGGCGCTATCGCTCACAGGGACTCAATGGGCAACGAGGCAGAAATCCGCGAGGGAGAAGTCCAGCGGATGACTGCCGGTTCCGGCGTCATGCACAGCGAGTTCAACCCGCTCAAGGAAGGAAAAACCCGGCTTCTGCAAATCTGGCTCCGCCCCCGCGAGCGCGGCCTCACGCCCGGCTACGAGCAACGCATGTTCACGCCGGAAGAGAAGGCGAACCGGCTCCTCCTGATGGCGTCCGCCGATGGGCGCGACGGCTCCATGCGAATCGAGCAGGACGCGGATCTTTACGCCTCGGTCCTCGCCCCCGGCAGCGCCGTTGAACACCGCCTTGCTCCCGGCCGCCACGCATGGCTTCAGACGGCGCGCGGCTCCCTGACCGTCAATGGACAGACTCTGCGCGAGGGCGATGGCGCCGCCGTGAGCGACGAGGGCGCGCTTGCCATTGAGTCCGGCGAAGGCGCGGAGATCCTCCTTTTCGATCTCGCCTAA
- a CDS encoding amidohydrolase family protein: MAVIDTHAHIYSPDERRYPPIEKPLRVPGGKGSLEDLKREAGAAAVDAVCAIQVSTYYRFDNRYILDSAAANRKWVAGVCTLDPDNPESPAMLKRFAREFGVRGMRSIPGKDGRLDAPGVRALWKAGWEAGIVINVLVGEDKAPDVHKMLYDFPKLPVVLDHCMNPKAGPGLTKTVDVVRGLAKYRNLHAKLTFIPTGSATGYPCADMHDACMKIAEAYGPERCVWGSDFPCELWCPKVSYREHLRIFTDDLPFNRRARAEILGGTAERLWFGRR, translated from the coding sequence ATGGCTGTTATCGACACACACGCGCACATATATTCACCTGACGAGCGCAGGTATCCACCGATTGAGAAGCCGCTGCGGGTCCCGGGCGGCAAGGGATCGCTCGAAGACCTGAAGAGAGAGGCAGGGGCGGCGGCAGTGGACGCGGTGTGCGCGATCCAGGTGAGCACGTACTACCGGTTCGACAACCGGTACATTCTGGATTCGGCGGCGGCGAACCGGAAGTGGGTGGCCGGGGTCTGTACGCTGGACCCGGACAATCCGGAGTCGCCCGCAATGTTGAAGCGATTCGCACGGGAGTTCGGAGTGCGTGGGATGCGATCGATCCCAGGCAAAGACGGGAGGCTCGATGCGCCGGGAGTCCGCGCGTTGTGGAAGGCGGGGTGGGAAGCCGGAATTGTGATCAACGTGCTGGTGGGCGAGGACAAGGCGCCGGACGTTCACAAGATGCTGTACGACTTCCCAAAGCTGCCGGTGGTGCTTGATCATTGCATGAATCCGAAAGCGGGGCCGGGGCTCACGAAGACGGTAGACGTGGTGCGGGGGCTGGCGAAGTATCGGAACCTGCATGCGAAGCTCACGTTCATCCCGACCGGTAGCGCAACCGGGTATCCGTGCGCCGACATGCACGACGCATGCATGAAGATCGCCGAGGCGTACGGGCCGGAGCGATGCGTGTGGGGCAGCGATTTTCCGTGTGAGCTGTGGTGCCCGAAGGTGTCGTACCGCGAGCACCTGCGGATCTTCACCGACGACCTGCCGTTCAACCGGCGGGCGCGGGCCGAGATTCTCGGCGGGACGGCGGAGCGGCTCTGGTTCGGGCGGCGTTAG
- a CDS encoding sigma-70 family RNA polymerase sigma factor codes for MPERSPGEITLLLRDWKEGHPEAFEQLMPVVYEQLRAIAAGYLNRERGAATLQATALVHELYLRLLNQRKAEWTDRAHFFTFAAKLMRMILIDHARSHLAEKRGGGMARIPLSPQLAWIDVGSGDMLDLDRALSELEDLDQRKVRIVELHHLLGCTIEETADLLGVSAATVERDLKTVKAWLYRRLRT; via the coding sequence GTGCCGGAACGATCGCCAGGCGAAATCACTCTCCTGTTGCGCGACTGGAAAGAAGGACACCCGGAAGCGTTCGAACAGTTGATGCCCGTGGTGTACGAGCAGCTTCGGGCGATCGCCGCCGGCTACCTGAATCGCGAACGCGGCGCGGCCACGCTCCAAGCAACCGCTCTCGTCCACGAACTCTACCTCCGGCTCCTCAACCAACGCAAGGCCGAATGGACGGACCGGGCTCATTTCTTTACGTTCGCGGCGAAGCTCATGCGTATGATCCTCATCGATCACGCCCGCTCTCACCTGGCCGAAAAGCGCGGCGGCGGTATGGCGCGAATCCCCCTGAGCCCGCAATTGGCCTGGATCGACGTCGGCAGCGGCGACATGCTCGATCTGGACCGGGCTTTGAGTGAACTCGAGGATCTCGACCAACGCAAGGTCCGCATCGTCGAACTCCACCACCTCCTCGGCTGCACGATCGAAGAGACCGCAGACCTGCTCGGCGTTTCCGCCGCCACCGTCGAGCGCGACCTGAAAACCGTCAAGGCGTGGCTGTACCGCCGGCTCCGGACCTGA
- a CDS encoding FHA domain-containing protein, with protein sequence MTIELTVETEADRSERPYQFPLESDLVFGRGPESAVPLDGTALSREHFSLRADNGDVRVYDLSSNGTWHNGQRLGKGGSAAVASGSVIEIMGYRFVVRDIRAKRAAEPPPAPGKRVPAEPPPPPKPLLAPVSDFWNGFTGFEKTMLWVAAATAALLAAYLSSN encoded by the coding sequence GTGACGATCGAACTCACCGTCGAAACCGAGGCTGACCGTTCGGAGCGGCCCTACCAATTTCCCCTCGAATCGGACCTCGTCTTCGGACGAGGGCCGGAGAGCGCCGTCCCTCTCGACGGCACCGCACTCTCGCGGGAGCACTTCTCGTTGCGCGCCGACAACGGCGATGTGCGCGTGTACGACCTTTCGAGTAACGGTACATGGCACAACGGACAGCGCCTTGGCAAGGGAGGTTCCGCCGCGGTGGCTTCCGGCTCGGTGATCGAGATCATGGGGTACCGTTTCGTCGTTCGGGATATCCGCGCGAAGCGAGCCGCCGAGCCGCCGCCGGCGCCGGGAAAGCGCGTCCCGGCCGAGCCCCCACCGCCGCCAAAGCCGCTGCTCGCACCGGTGAGCGATTTCTGGAATGGATTCACCGGCTTCGAAAAGACGATGCTCTGGGTGGCGGCCGCCACTGCCGCGCTTCTCGCCGCCTACCTCAGCTCGAACTGA
- a CDS encoding tetratricopeptide repeat protein translates to MAWNVNPSRDEIELLMESGYVYRDARRFAEARDVFRGVRALLPASEVAEVALGTVCFEQGDFRGAAKHYRRAIEMNPNSALAHAHMGELRLFEKDKDGARECLKKAVEVDPRGPVRPLVESLREMVDVVRFQA, encoded by the coding sequence ATGGCCTGGAACGTAAATCCCTCCCGCGACGAGATCGAACTCCTGATGGAGTCCGGCTACGTGTATCGCGACGCCCGGCGGTTCGCCGAAGCCCGAGACGTCTTCCGCGGCGTGCGCGCTTTGCTGCCGGCCTCGGAAGTCGCCGAGGTGGCGCTTGGCACTGTGTGCTTCGAACAAGGCGACTTCCGGGGGGCTGCGAAGCACTACCGCCGCGCGATCGAAATGAACCCGAACTCCGCCCTGGCCCACGCCCATATGGGTGAGCTGCGCTTGTTCGAAAAGGACAAGGACGGCGCGCGGGAATGCCTGAAGAAGGCCGTGGAAGTGGATCCGCGGGGCCCCGTCCGGCCGCTGGTGGAGAGCCTCCGCGAGATGGTGGACGTAGTCCGCTTTCAAGCCTGA